The region AATCCTGAAATTCAGCATTCATTCCTTCTTCTCCCAAAGCGTTATACCTCTCTGAATCTCTTCAAAAAAAACAGGTTCTTTTTTTTCCATCCCCGAATAAACAACCGGAGTACGCACTATTAACTGCACTTTTCTTTCCAATTTATACTTCCTTATTGCCTCGTTCACTGCCTCCGGGTCCCTCGTAAGAACGAATAAGTCAATATCGCTTTCAAAAGAATCCTCGCCCCTCGCCGAACTGCCAAATAGCACGATCTTTTCAGAAATTTCATTGAGTTTGTTTGTTACGGGAAGCAATGATTCAATATTTTTAAGTATCTTAAATTGTTTAACTATTGGATTAGAATGGTTTACCGAATACAAGAATATCTTTCCCTTTTTTATTCTGTGTACCAGGCCTTCTTTTGAAAGTTCCCTTAGCGACTGATTAAGCCCGCCCTTGCTTATCTTGACATTATCTTGAATTTCCGTAGCAAGGAATTGAGTTCCCGGGAATTTCGCAAGAAATTCAAGTATTTTCTGTGTACTGGTAAATGTAAATATCTTGTTCATTAGAAAAACCTCTTGGTTCATTATACTGAACGTATGTTCATTATAATGAACGAATACCTGTTTGTCAAGGGGTGAGTGTGTCCAATATATTAGATCTGTGTCTATTATGCTGGACCTCTTTATATTTGTCAAGGGAAAGAGTGCTAAGCGGGATGTTCTTAATAGCCCACACCACCCACACTATCATAAAAGCCACGCCTGCCCGCCAAAAAGACCCGACATTCCCGTGAAAACGGGAATCCAGTCTTTGTTTTTGATTTTACTAATCACTCATCACTCATTACTAATTACTGTCTTTTGGAGCCTGGCACGGGTTCTTGGGTTGATTTCAATTAAAACCTAATACCATATTCCTTTTCTTTCTTAAGCAATCCACCTTCATCCCAGATTTCTAAATTAAATCTAAATCTAATCTTGACATTTAAAAAAGATAGCATTTTTTTAAAAGCTTTCTGAATATTATTACTTTCACTAGTTAAGTTTTTATCAGTCGCAATAATAAATACAAAACGCAGATTTTCTTTTGTTTTGCACTGTTCTAATAATACACGTATATCTGCTAAATCATTCATTACGTTGTAAATCCTACCTATATTGTTAATTGATAAATACCAATATTCCTTAATTATCCCTTTTTCCATTATAAAATATAAATTAAAATTTCCCTGCTCTGTTTTTAATTTAATTTCATATTCATTTTTGCCTTTCCCAAAAATAACTGTGCCATCACCCTCTCCATTTAATTTATATTTTGATTGCTTTTGTGCTTTCAAAAGAGATAATATCCGACCTACTCGTGTTGAAATGAGCTCAGAAAAAGGTTCTACTTTATTAATTTTCATTTGCTCAGATTTTGGAATATTATGAAAACCTTTGCTTAAAATATCTTCAACTTGTTTTTTTAGCTTAATGTTTTCCATGCTTAAACCAATTGTCTTATTCTCAATAACATTGCCAAGTCTATCCAATACTGGGTTGTCTGGTCTTTGAGGATTATTCATTATTTCCTTAATACATTTTTTCATTCTCTTTCTAAATATATTTCCGCCCTTTAATGTGGTTTTATAGATAATTGTTCTATACTCTCTCAAATCTGCCGGGACATCATTAATTGACTGTGCAATCAGTATTGTTCTTGGTACTAAAGAATGTCTTACACCTAATTCATAAAATACATTTGGATTCTGTGTTGTTAAATCGGCAATTACGATAAAAGCGTCATATATATTTTCTAGAATATCTTTAATAAATGAACCGGGGTGAAGAATTTCATCGGCGCGCAAAACTTTTAAATCGAATCCAGTTGTTTCTATTGATGGTTTAATGAGGTGCTCATAAATTTCCTTAAATTTCTTATGTTTCTCTGTCCCGTCTTCTCCAATTGGAGAGAGAACAAAA is a window of Elusimicrobiota bacterium DNA encoding:
- a CDS encoding nucleotidyltransferase domain-containing protein; protein product: MNKIFTFTSTQKILEFLAKFPGTQFLATEIQDNVKISKGGLNQSLRELSKEGLVHRIKKGKIFLYSVNHSNPIVKQFKILKNIESLLPVTNKLNEISEKIVLFGSSARGEDSFESDIDLFVLTRDPEAVNEAIRKYKLERKVQLIVRTPVVYSGMEKKEPVFFEEIQRGITLWEKKE